Proteins found in one Oscillospiraceae bacterium genomic segment:
- a CDS encoding cation diffusion facilitator family transporter has product MIKLLAKIFIKDSEDASSERVRRTYGVLCGAAGIFFNILLFAGKFIAGTMSGSIAITSDAFNNLSDAGSSGVTLLGFRLAGQKPDLQHPFGHGRFEYISGLIVSMVIVVMGFELLVSSVKKLITPETPEFSLLAIGILAASILIKLYMAFYNRRYSKMIHSPALFAAMIDSLSDCVATAVVLIATLITKFAGVNLDAIGGLLVSGFILYSGVRAGKETISPLLGEPPTRELVKHIIDLVLSHEQVTGVHDLIVHDYGPGRCMVSLHAEVPENGDMVTLHDVVDNIEHDLRNELGCLAVIHMDPISCDNENVNRLKEQIEEKLKTLGDGITTHDFRIVRGPTHTNVIFDAVIPFELNISMKEAREKITALVKSVDQNLNAVVDIDRPYAYEDEADKK; this is encoded by the coding sequence ATGATCAAACTGCTTGCGAAAATTTTTATCAAAGACAGCGAAGACGCCTCGTCGGAGCGGGTACGCCGCACCTACGGGGTACTTTGCGGTGCGGCGGGCATCTTTTTCAACATTCTGCTGTTCGCCGGGAAATTTATCGCAGGCACTATGTCAGGTTCAATCGCAATTACGTCCGACGCGTTCAACAATCTCTCCGACGCGGGTTCTTCGGGTGTGACGCTGCTGGGATTCCGGCTGGCGGGGCAAAAACCCGATCTGCAGCACCCATTCGGGCACGGGCGGTTCGAGTATATCTCCGGATTGATCGTCTCGATGGTCATCGTGGTCATGGGTTTCGAACTGCTGGTCAGTTCGGTCAAAAAGCTGATTACGCCCGAGACGCCGGAGTTTTCCCTGCTTGCCATCGGAATTCTGGCTGCTTCGATTCTCATCAAGTTGTATATGGCCTTTTATAACCGCCGCTACTCCAAAATGATCCATTCACCGGCTCTGTTCGCCGCGATGATCGATTCGCTGTCGGACTGCGTGGCCACTGCGGTGGTGCTGATTGCGACCCTGATTACTAAATTTGCGGGTGTAAACCTCGACGCCATCGGCGGTTTGCTGGTCTCCGGATTCATCCTGTATTCCGGTGTGCGCGCAGGAAAAGAGACGATCAGCCCGCTGCTCGGTGAGCCGCCTACCCGGGAATTGGTCAAACATATCATCGATTTGGTATTGTCACACGAGCAGGTCACCGGTGTTCACGATTTGATTGTACATGACTACGGTCCCGGCAGATGCATGGTCTCGCTGCATGCCGAAGTTCCTGAGAACGGCGATATGGTGACCTTGCACGACGTCGTCGACAACATTGAACACGACCTTCGAAACGAACTCGGCTGTCTGGCGGTGATTCACATGGATCCGATCAGCTGCGACAACGAGAATGTCAACCGGCTTAAGGAACAGATCGAAGAAAAGCTGAAAACCCTCGGCGACGGCATCACGACGCACGACTTCAGAATTGTGCGCGGGCCGACGCACACCAATGTGATTTTCGACGCGGTGATCCCGTTTGAATTGAACATCAGCATGAAAGAAGCACGCGAAAAAATTACAGCACTGGTGAAATCCGTCGATCAAAATCTCAATGCCGTCGTCGATATCGACAGGCCGTATGCCTATGAAGACGAGGCAGATAAAAAGTAA
- a CDS encoding zinc ABC transporter substrate-binding protein — protein MSSHPFKPALFIALLFSSLLLFSACSGTSSSVPEQAGKPIIAVSIVPEATFVQAVCGELADVVTLIPPGGSPENYEPTPDIMAQFEKASLYFSIGVPTESANILPNVADTVKVVSLADEVAAAYPDRTFESGERDPHIWLSPKRVRVMVSAITREMSTLDPDNAAIYAQNANAYLAQLDEVDTQIKTALDGVQVKKFIVYHPAFGYLADDYGLTMYALEEEGKEATAQHLQAVIDMAKAENIKVIFYQSEIDSSQSESFAEEIGGRTIQLEPLSADYINNLKAMANLMAEVMQ, from the coding sequence ATGTCATCTCATCCCTTTAAACCTGCGCTTTTCATCGCACTTTTGTTCTCGAGTTTACTTTTATTTTCGGCTTGTTCCGGCACATCTTCGTCTGTGCCCGAACAAGCCGGAAAGCCCATCATCGCCGTCTCCATTGTCCCGGAGGCCACCTTCGTTCAAGCCGTCTGCGGTGAACTGGCCGACGTCGTCACACTCATTCCCCCGGGAGGCAGCCCCGAAAACTATGAACCCACACCGGATATCATGGCCCAGTTTGAAAAGGCGTCGCTGTACTTCTCGATCGGCGTTCCGACCGAATCGGCCAATATCCTTCCGAATGTCGCGGACACCGTCAAAGTGGTTTCACTGGCGGACGAAGTCGCGGCAGCCTATCCCGACCGGACATTTGAAAGCGGAGAACGCGACCCGCATATCTGGCTCTCACCCAAACGCGTCAGGGTGATGGTCTCCGCGATTACCCGTGAGATGAGCACACTGGATCCGGATAACGCGGCGATCTATGCACAAAACGCAAACGCTTACCTTGCACAGCTCGACGAGGTGGATACCCAGATTAAAACAGCACTTGACGGTGTTCAAGTGAAAAAATTCATCGTCTATCACCCCGCTTTCGGCTATCTGGCCGATGACTACGGTCTGACCATGTACGCGCTCGAGGAGGAGGGCAAAGAAGCCACCGCCCAGCACCTTCAGGCAGTGATCGACATGGCAAAGGCGGAGAACATCAAAGTGATTTTTTATCAGAGCGAAATCGACAGCAGCCAGTCCGAATCCTTTGCCGAGGAGATCGGCGGACGCACCATCCAACTCGAACCGCTCTCGGCAGACTATATCAACAATTTAAAGGCAATGGCAAATCTGATGGCGGAGGTTATGCAATAG
- a CDS encoding HD domain-containing protein — translation MPNRKKVNISREVCNQWMNDLNEITDSCIGNIGNKFKNFDIDIFNKEPKILYNIYPHMTPETLEIFHIMRIKQTWLLRHSVNVAILSFIITRCLSLEEHKIQNIITGALLHDVGKMVIPGHILQKPAALDQEEMALIYRHSLSGYHMIFDSDISPESKFIVLQHHERLDGSGYPEGLKGDDISEGAKIVMVADSLDAMTSYRPYKTAQSMPKALESIRKDGDKYDQTIIAALRQLLP, via the coding sequence ATGCCCAACAGAAAAAAAGTGAATATTTCCCGTGAGGTCTGCAATCAATGGATGAATGATTTAAACGAGATAACAGACTCTTGCATCGGCAATATCGGGAATAAATTCAAAAATTTTGATATTGATATTTTTAATAAAGAACCGAAAATTCTCTATAATATATATCCCCATATGACCCCCGAAACGCTTGAGATCTTTCACATTATGAGAATAAAACAAACCTGGCTGCTGCGACACTCCGTCAATGTAGCCATTCTCTCTTTTATCATCACCCGATGTCTCAGCTTAGAAGAACACAAAATACAAAATATCATCACCGGTGCACTTCTGCATGACGTCGGAAAAATGGTGATCCCCGGGCATATCCTGCAAAAGCCCGCAGCTTTAGATCAAGAAGAAATGGCTTTGATATACCGACACTCTCTGTCGGGCTATCATATGATTTTCGACAGCGACATTTCCCCCGAAAGCAAGTTCATCGTTCTGCAGCATCATGAGCGCCTTGACGGCAGCGGTTATCCCGAGGGATTAAAGGGAGATGACATTTCTGAAGGTGCAAAAATCGTCATGGTCGCCGATTCTCTGGATGCGATGACCTCTTACCGGCCTTACAAGACTGCGCAGAGCATGCCCAAAGCGCTCGAAAGCATCCGAAAAGACGGCGACAAATACGATCAAACCATCATCGCGGCTTTAAGGCAGCTGTTACCGTAA
- a CDS encoding ABC transporter ATP-binding protein has protein sequence MLDIRNLTKTYGDKKAVDNLSLHIYPGEIHGFIGHNGAGKTTTIKACCGILGFDGGQIFVDGISVAEKPLECKKKIAYIPDNPDLYEFMPAIKYLNFISDVFGVSKKEREESIARYADLFELTSDLAQPISAYSHGMKQKLAIIAALLHKPKLMLMDEPFVGLDPVAAHTVKGLMRDICDNGGAIFFSTHVLEVAEKLCDNISIIKNGRLIMTGKTAEVRGNSSLEDVFLELAEEKFEK, from the coding sequence ATGCTTGACATCAGAAACCTGACGAAAACCTATGGAGATAAAAAGGCGGTCGACAACCTGTCGCTGCACATCTATCCCGGAGAAATCCATGGTTTTATCGGCCACAACGGCGCCGGAAAAACCACGACAATCAAGGCGTGCTGCGGCATTTTGGGATTCGATGGCGGTCAAATTTTTGTCGACGGCATCTCCGTCGCCGAAAAACCGCTCGAGTGCAAAAAAAAGATTGCGTACATCCCCGACAATCCCGATCTATATGAATTCATGCCGGCGATCAAGTACCTCAATTTCATCTCCGACGTGTTCGGCGTCTCCAAAAAGGAACGCGAGGAGTCGATTGCGCGGTATGCCGATCTGTTTGAACTGACTTCCGATCTGGCGCAGCCCATCAGCGCCTATTCCCACGGCATGAAGCAGAAACTCGCCATCATCGCCGCGTTGTTGCACAAACCCAAATTGATGCTGATGGATGAGCCGTTTGTCGGCCTTGATCCGGTGGCTGCACATACGGTCAAAGGGCTGATGCGCGATATTTGCGACAACGGCGGGGCGATTTTCTTTTCGACCCATGTCCTCGAAGTCGCCGAAAAACTCTGTGACAATATCTCGATCATCAAAAACGGGCGTCTGATTATGACCGGAAAGACCGCCGAAGTACGCGGCAACAGCTCATTGGAAGATGTCTTCCTGGAGCTGGCGGAGGAGAAGTTTGAAAAATAA
- a CDS encoding sugar kinase: protein MKLRQNCKYALMTATSMGVRITPVNHGPVHTATMYEMQATSAESNVLSISAGLGLPTKVLTAFVKDSPIAAFIKSDLRRRGVDYEGREVAQGGPWGYRHQFNIADTGYGMRGPRVHNDRAGEVGRTLSADDFDLDRIFGDEGVQILHLSGLVAALSEQTIGCCLELARTAKKYGTLISFDLNHRASFWKGREKELHEAFSEIASISDILVGNEEDFQLCLDIKGPEAGGQGLAGKLDSFKGMIDEIRKVYPNASVFATTLREVVSANAHLWGATMLCDGVWETVAPREIGVLDRIGGGDGFVGGLLYGILTGKTPADALHFGWACGALAVSLMTDYALPADEEQVWSIWQGNARVKR, encoded by the coding sequence ATGAAACTGAGACAAAACTGCAAATACGCACTGATGACGGCGACCAGCATGGGCGTGCGCATCACGCCGGTCAATCACGGACCGGTGCATACCGCGACCATGTACGAGATGCAGGCGACCAGCGCAGAGAGCAACGTGTTAAGCATTTCGGCGGGATTGGGCCTGCCGACCAAGGTGCTGACCGCGTTTGTCAAGGACAGCCCGATCGCCGCGTTCATCAAGAGCGATCTGCGCCGTCGCGGCGTCGATTACGAGGGCAGAGAGGTTGCGCAGGGCGGGCCGTGGGGCTACCGCCATCAGTTCAACATCGCCGATACCGGTTACGGCATGCGCGGGCCTCGTGTTCACAACGACCGTGCGGGAGAAGTCGGTCGGACGCTTTCTGCCGACGATTTTGACCTCGACCGCATTTTTGGGGACGAGGGCGTTCAGATTCTGCATCTGTCGGGACTGGTTGCGGCGCTGTCGGAACAGACCATCGGCTGCTGCCTCGAATTGGCGCGTACCGCAAAAAAATACGGCACCCTGATCTCATTTGACCTCAACCACCGCGCATCGTTTTGGAAGGGCCGCGAAAAGGAACTGCATGAGGCGTTTTCCGAGATCGCCTCGATTTCGGACATCCTCGTCGGCAACGAAGAGGACTTCCAGCTTTGTTTAGATATTAAGGGTCCGGAAGCCGGCGGACAGGGACTTGCCGGAAAACTCGATAGCTTTAAAGGCATGATTGACGAGATTCGCAAGGTCTACCCGAATGCCTCGGTGTTCGCTACGACATTGCGCGAGGTCGTCAGCGCCAATGCCCATCTGTGGGGCGCGACGATGCTGTGCGACGGCGTCTGGGAGACGGTCGCCCCGCGTGAAATCGGCGTGCTCGACCGCATCGGCGGCGGCGACGGATTTGTCGGCGGGTTGTTATACGGCATTTTAACGGGCAAAACCCCGGCGGATGCTTTGCATTTCGGATGGGCTTGCGGCGCTTTGGCCGTGTCCTTGATGACCGATTATGCGTTGCCGGCGGACGAAGAGCAGGTTTGGTCGATCTGGCAGGGCAATGCCAGAGTAAAAAGATAA
- a CDS encoding PHP domain-containing protein yields the protein MIDLHTHSTRSDGSMSPIELIDHAKKSGLEAISLTDHDTADGVKEAMTRGAEIGIEVVPGIELSAQSDTETHILGYFIDIDHPALKEALVKIKETRSIRSQRNCEKLRALGYDVSMEEAKQVAGGALVCRAHFARLLVDKGYMPSVKLAFDTLLANGKPAYDDTQYLTAAQAVGLINEIGGMAFLAHLHLTRKPDDVLEQFVIELKEAGLAGIEGYYTEYTPELQDKYQTMAKRLGLLISGGTDFHAAMKPHISIGVGLGNLNIPYSVLENIKKARSKK from the coding sequence ATGATTGACTTACACACGCACAGCACCCGTTCCGACGGCTCGATGTCGCCGATTGAATTGATCGACCACGCGAAAAAGAGCGGTCTGGAGGCAATATCACTGACCGACCACGATACTGCCGACGGCGTCAAAGAGGCGATGACACGCGGCGCCGAAATCGGGATTGAAGTTGTGCCGGGAATTGAACTCTCGGCGCAGAGCGATACCGAGACGCACATTCTGGGTTATTTTATTGATATCGATCATCCCGCGCTTAAAGAGGCGCTCGTGAAAATCAAGGAGACACGTTCGATCCGCAGTCAGCGCAACTGCGAAAAGCTGCGGGCGCTCGGTTATGACGTGAGCATGGAGGAGGCCAAACAGGTCGCCGGAGGCGCACTGGTATGCAGGGCGCATTTTGCGCGGTTGCTGGTCGATAAAGGGTACATGCCCTCGGTCAAGCTGGCGTTCGATACGCTGCTTGCAAACGGGAAACCCGCTTATGACGATACGCAATATCTGACCGCAGCACAGGCTGTGGGATTGATCAATGAGATCGGCGGCATGGCGTTTTTGGCACATCTGCACCTGACCCGCAAGCCGGATGACGTGCTGGAACAGTTCGTGATTGAACTCAAAGAAGCCGGACTGGCCGGGATTGAGGGGTATTACACCGAATACACGCCCGAACTGCAGGATAAATATCAAACCATGGCAAAGCGGTTGGGACTGCTGATCTCCGGCGGCACCGATTTTCACGCGGCGATGAAACCGCATATCTCGATCGGTGTCGGGCTTGGGAATTTGAATATTCCGTACAGCGTACTTGAAAATATCAAAAAAGCGAGGTCAAAGAAATGA
- the gnd gene encoding decarboxylating NADP(+)-dependent phosphogluconate dehydrogenase, which translates to MKKADIGLIGLAVMGENLVMNMESKGFTVAVYNRTAEKVTHFVEGRAKGKNIIGTYSLQELIDNLAAPRKVMMMIKAGQAVDDMIEKLIPLLSPGDIIIDGGNSHFPDTSRRTAYVESKGLLYIGTGVSGGEEGALKGPSMMPGGSKAAWSSVKPIFQSICAHTDGEPCCDWVGENGAGHFVKMVHNGIEYGDMQLICETYQLLKDGFGLTADELHEVFSEYNKGELDSYLIEITRDIFGYRDNGEVTVDKILDTAGQKGTGKWTAIAALDEGIALTLISEAVFARCLSAVKEERVAASKVLTGPDKKINSDRKQFIADLKEALFASKIVSYAQGYSLMRAAAATYGWNLNYGGIALMWRGGCIIRSVFLGKIKEAFEKNPNLDNLLLDDYFKAAVEKAQAGWRRVCGAAIAAGIPIPAMAAALSYYDGYRCERLPANLLQAQRDYFGAHTYERVDKPRGEFYHTNWTGHGGDTAASTYTV; encoded by the coding sequence ATGAAAAAAGCGGATATCGGACTCATCGGACTGGCGGTCATGGGCGAAAACCTCGTGATGAACATGGAGAGCAAGGGTTTCACGGTGGCGGTCTATAACCGCACCGCCGAAAAGGTGACCCATTTTGTCGAGGGCAGAGCCAAGGGCAAAAACATCATCGGCACCTATTCTCTGCAGGAATTGATTGATAATCTCGCCGCTCCGCGCAAGGTAATGATGATGATCAAGGCCGGGCAGGCGGTCGACGATATGATCGAGAAATTGATCCCGCTGCTGTCGCCGGGCGACATTATCATCGACGGCGGCAACTCCCACTTTCCCGACACCTCCCGCAGAACCGCCTATGTCGAGAGCAAGGGGCTGCTGTATATCGGCACCGGCGTCTCGGGCGGCGAAGAGGGCGCATTAAAAGGCCCGAGCATGATGCCCGGCGGCTCCAAAGCGGCGTGGTCGTCGGTTAAGCCGATTTTCCAGAGCATCTGCGCCCACACCGACGGCGAACCCTGCTGCGACTGGGTCGGAGAAAACGGCGCGGGGCATTTTGTCAAGATGGTGCATAACGGCATCGAATACGGCGATATGCAGTTGATCTGCGAGACCTACCAACTCTTGAAAGACGGCTTCGGACTGACGGCAGACGAACTGCACGAAGTCTTTTCCGAATACAATAAAGGCGAACTCGACAGCTATCTGATTGAGATCACCCGCGACATCTTCGGCTACCGCGATAACGGCGAAGTGACTGTGGATAAAATCCTCGATACCGCCGGACAAAAAGGCACCGGAAAGTGGACAGCGATTGCGGCGCTCGACGAGGGCATTGCGCTGACGCTGATCTCCGAAGCGGTCTTCGCGCGCTGTTTGTCAGCGGTCAAAGAAGAACGTGTCGCGGCTTCGAAAGTGCTGACCGGCCCGGATAAAAAGATCAACAGCGACCGCAAACAGTTTATCGCCGATTTAAAAGAAGCGCTGTTTGCCTCCAAGATCGTCTCTTATGCGCAGGGGTATTCGTTAATGCGTGCGGCGGCGGCGACTTACGGCTGGAACCTCAACTACGGCGGCATCGCGCTGATGTGGCGCGGCGGCTGTATCATCCGCAGCGTGTTTTTGGGAAAGATCAAAGAGGCGTTCGAAAAGAACCCCAATCTCGACAATCTGCTGCTCGACGATTACTTTAAAGCGGCGGTCGAGAAAGCACAGGCGGGCTGGCGCAGGGTCTGCGGCGCGGCGATTGCGGCGGGTATTCCGATTCCGGCTATGGCAGCGGCGCTCAGCTATTACGACGGCTATCGTTGCGAGCGGCTTCCGGCGAACCTTTTACAGGCGCAGCGCGACTATTTCGGCGCACACACCTACGAGCGGGTCGACAAGCCGCGCGGGGAATTTTATCACACCAATTGGACGGGTCACGGCGGCGATACGGCGGCCTCGACTTATACGGTGTAA
- a CDS encoding pro-sigmaK processing inhibitor BofA family protein produces the protein MAKLKSFFFSAVLGVGALALLNFTAPYTGLSLGWNVWTIGTGVLLGLPGTVLMVVLKTLL, from the coding sequence ATGGCGAAATTGAAAAGCTTTTTCTTTTCGGCGGTCTTGGGTGTCGGGGCACTGGCGCTGTTGAACTTCACCGCGCCGTATACCGGCCTGTCGCTCGGGTGGAATGTATGGACGATCGGAACGGGCGTTTTGCTGGGTCTGCCGGGCACAGTACTTATGGTTGTGCTGAAAACCCTGTTGTAA
- a CDS encoding metal ABC transporter ATP-binding protein: MQPVSKTPAIHINNLTVSYNRTPALTDVCFDVADGEFLGIIGPNGGGKSTLLKAILGLIPVETGTVQIYGEDVKSRQTTIGYVPQFAALDRRFPITVLEVVLTGTLKNGLTPFHRYTVEDRDLARKTLSEVGIEALSGRQISELSGGEFQRMLIARALAVRPKLLLLDEPTASVDAASREQIYALLANLNQHMTIVLVTHDLLAVSSQIQRLACLNGRLVYHGEPELTQDVVNHLYGCPVDLIAHGVPHRVLKEHNGEEHEC, from the coding sequence GTGCAACCCGTATCAAAAACCCCCGCGATACACATTAATAATCTTACGGTGTCTTACAACCGGACGCCCGCACTCACAGACGTCTGTTTCGATGTGGCTGACGGCGAATTTTTAGGTATTATCGGCCCGAACGGCGGCGGAAAATCGACGCTTCTCAAGGCGATTCTGGGTCTGATCCCCGTCGAAACGGGCACGGTTCAAATCTATGGAGAAGACGTCAAATCCCGTCAAACGACTATCGGTTATGTGCCGCAGTTTGCCGCGTTAGACCGGCGTTTTCCGATTACGGTACTTGAAGTCGTACTGACCGGGACATTGAAAAATGGGCTTACTCCGTTTCACCGTTATACGGTCGAAGACAGAGACCTCGCCCGAAAAACCCTCTCGGAAGTCGGTATCGAAGCGCTATCCGGGCGCCAAATCTCGGAGCTCTCGGGCGGCGAATTTCAGCGTATGCTGATCGCACGGGCGTTAGCCGTCCGACCGAAGCTGCTGCTGCTTGACGAACCGACCGCCAGCGTCGACGCCGCTTCCAGAGAACAGATTTACGCACTGCTCGCAAATTTAAATCAACATATGACAATTGTTTTAGTCACGCATGATCTGCTGGCCGTATCGTCGCAGATTCAGCGGTTGGCCTGCCTGAACGGGCGGCTCGTCTATCACGGAGAACCCGAACTCACGCAGGACGTCGTCAACCATCTGTACGGCTGCCCGGTCGACTTGATCGCTCACGGCGTACCGCACCGGGTATTAAAAGAGCATAATGGGGAGGAACACGAATGCTGA
- a CDS encoding Fur family transcriptional regulator gives MDEHLKALLQKSGLKNTKHRTAILELLEQNDQPVTAEQLYAEMRSKNIPVNLSTVYRTLDILCEKELITKLTIEGGAKALFEFNNNLHRHHLICLGCKKILTIENCPLGDYEQKLAGKTHFSITGHKLDLYGFCPDCRRKNEF, from the coding sequence ATGGATGAACATCTGAAAGCGTTGCTTCAAAAAAGCGGATTGAAAAACACCAAACACCGAACGGCCATCCTTGAACTGCTGGAACAAAATGACCAGCCGGTGACCGCAGAACAGCTGTATGCCGAGATGCGTTCCAAAAACATCCCGGTCAACCTCTCAACGGTCTATCGGACATTGGACATCCTATGCGAAAAGGAGCTTATCACAAAGCTGACCATTGAAGGCGGCGCAAAGGCACTGTTTGAATTCAACAACAATCTGCATCGCCACCATCTGATTTGCCTGGGATGTAAAAAAATCCTGACCATCGAGAATTGCCCGCTCGGTGATTACGAACAAAAACTCGCCGGAAAAACCCATTTTTCCATCACCGGACACAAACTCGATCTCTACGGTTTTTGTCCCGACTGCCGACGAAAAAACGAGTTTTAA
- a CDS encoding metal ABC transporter permease, with amino-acid sequence MLTALLQYEYLQKAVLASVFASIVCGVIGVIIIEKKLVMMSGGIAHTAYGGVGLGYLLGFEPILGAFLFAVGAAFGIGVIKRKAGGNSDVVIGLFWSLGMALGILFIALTPGYPPDLSSYLFGSILSVTRAELWLTIGLTVIVVLVIAAFFEHWKAYLFDEEFAAIIGIKTTFLEYLLLVLVAMTVVVLIRLVGIILVLALLTAPAAMAMILTANFKRRMVYSVLLGLVFCLAGLWLSYTFNFSSGAMIVILSVVSCLVAYGLRTLIKPKKKGAA; translated from the coding sequence ATGCTGACAGCGCTGTTACAATACGAATACTTACAAAAAGCGGTGCTGGCAAGTGTTTTCGCAAGCATCGTCTGCGGCGTGATCGGCGTGATCATCATCGAGAAAAAGCTCGTGATGATGAGCGGCGGCATCGCCCACACGGCCTACGGCGGTGTGGGACTCGGTTATCTGCTCGGGTTCGAACCGATTCTCGGCGCGTTTTTATTCGCGGTCGGTGCGGCGTTCGGCATCGGCGTGATCAAGCGTAAAGCCGGCGGCAATTCGGACGTCGTGATCGGGCTGTTTTGGTCGCTCGGTATGGCATTGGGCATCCTCTTTATTGCGCTCACCCCCGGTTATCCGCCGGATCTGAGTTCCTATCTGTTCGGCAGCATTTTATCCGTAACGAGAGCCGAACTCTGGCTGACCATCGGCCTCACCGTGATTGTGGTGCTGGTCATCGCTGCTTTCTTTGAGCACTGGAAAGCCTACCTGTTCGATGAGGAATTCGCCGCGATCATCGGTATCAAAACAACTTTTTTGGAATATCTGCTGCTGGTTTTAGTTGCGATGACGGTGGTCGTGCTGATCCGCTTGGTCGGCATTATCTTAGTGCTTGCGCTTCTGACCGCTCCGGCGGCCATGGCCATGATTCTGACCGCCAATTTCAAACGGCGTATGGTTTATTCGGTTTTGCTGGGGCTGGTCTTCTGCCTTGCGGGATTATGGCTGTCTTATACGTTCAATTTTTCATCGGGCGCTATGATCGTGATACTCTCGGTTGTCAGCTGTCTGGTCGCCTACGGGCTGCGGACACTGATTAAGCCGAAGAAAAAGGGCGCCGCTTAA
- a CDS encoding lactate racemase domain-containing protein, producing MIYEQTEGLSQQQLENALAESLKGRRLSRVLILPPDFTRMYSGAGKLTAIYYDLLKDKAKIDVMPTLGTHVPMTKEECDTFFEGRVRHEDLLVHNWRKDVVKIGEVPGEFVSEVSDGLVTDKIDVEVNKRIVSGDYDLIISIGQVVPHEVVGMANYSKNIFVGCGGASMINSSHMLGAFYGMERVMGKDFSPVRKVFDYAEEHFLKNLPILYVLTVTTNSGDEVKIRGLYIGRERSNFEKAVGASQTYNINQLDKPIKKAVVFLDGREFRSTWLGNKAIYRTRMAMADGGELIVLAPGVDKCGEDPENDLLIKKYGYVGRENVLKLVKEHADLRENLSVAAHLIHGSSDGRFNITYAAPKLGKKLVESINFRYGDYDELIQKYNPAVLKDGWNMVDGEEIFYVSNPALGLWGLK from the coding sequence ATGATTTACGAACAAACCGAGGGGCTGTCGCAGCAGCAGCTCGAAAATGCGCTTGCCGAATCACTGAAGGGCAGGCGGCTTTCGCGTGTCTTGATTCTGCCGCCCGATTTTACCCGTATGTATTCCGGTGCGGGAAAACTGACGGCGATCTATTATGATTTGCTGAAAGATAAGGCGAAAATCGACGTGATGCCGACACTCGGCACCCATGTCCCGATGACCAAAGAGGAATGCGATACTTTTTTCGAGGGCCGTGTCCGGCATGAAGACCTGCTTGTGCACAACTGGCGCAAAGACGTGGTGAAAATCGGCGAAGTACCGGGCGAATTCGTGTCCGAGGTCTCGGACGGGTTGGTGACTGATAAGATTGACGTCGAAGTCAATAAACGCATCGTCAGCGGCGACTATGATCTAATTATTTCAATCGGGCAGGTTGTGCCGCACGAGGTCGTGGGCATGGCCAATTACTCCAAGAATATTTTCGTGGGCTGCGGCGGCGCTTCGATGATCAACTCCTCCCACATGCTCGGCGCATTTTACGGAATGGAGCGGGTGATGGGCAAAGATTTTTCACCCGTGCGCAAGGTCTTCGACTATGCCGAGGAACACTTTTTAAAGAATCTGCCGATTTTATATGTCCTCACTGTCACCACCAATTCCGGAGACGAGGTCAAAATCCGCGGGCTTTATATCGGGCGGGAACGCTCCAACTTCGAAAAAGCGGTCGGCGCAAGCCAGACCTATAATATCAACCAACTCGATAAGCCGATCAAAAAAGCGGTCGTCTTTTTGGACGGGCGGGAGTTCAGAAGCACCTGGCTCGGAAATAAGGCGATTTACCGTACCCGCATGGCAATGGCGGACGGCGGCGAATTGATCGTATTGGCGCCTGGCGTCGACAAATGCGGCGAGGACCCCGAAAACGACCTGCTGATCAAAAAATACGGCTATGTCGGGCGCGAAAATGTGTTGAAACTGGTCAAGGAACACGCCGACCTGCGCGAAAACCTCTCGGTGGCGGCGCACTTGATTCACGGCTCTTCGGACGGCAGGTTCAATATCACCTATGCCGCGCCGAAACTCGGCAAGAAATTGGTTGAATCAATCAATTTCCGGTACGGCGATTATGACGAACTCATTCAAAAATATAACCCCGCTGTTTTAAAGGACGGCTGGAACATGGTAGACGGCGAAGAGATTTTTTATGTCTCCAACCCGGCACTCGGCCTTTGGGGTTTGAAATAA